In Mycobacterium gallinarum, a single window of DNA contains:
- the rplN gene encoding 50S ribosomal protein L14: MIQQESRLKVADNTGAKEILCIRVLGGSGRRYAGIGDIIVATVKDAIPGGNVKRGEVVKAVIVRTVKERRRADGSYIKFDENAAVIIKADNDPRGTRIFGPVGRELREKRFMKIVSLAPEVL; the protein is encoded by the coding sequence GTGATTCAGCAGGAATCGCGGCTGAAGGTCGCCGATAACACGGGTGCCAAGGAGATCTTGTGCATCCGCGTGCTCGGCGGATCGGGGCGGCGTTACGCCGGCATCGGCGACATCATCGTGGCAACTGTCAAGGACGCCATCCCGGGCGGCAACGTCAAGCGCGGCGAGGTCGTCAAGGCCGTGATCGTGCGCACCGTCAAGGAGCGCCGTCGCGCCGACGGCAGCTACATCAAGTTCGACGAGAACGCCGCCGTCATCATCAAGGCCGACAACGACCCGCGCGGTACGCGCATCTTCGGCCCGGTCGGCCGCGAACTGCGCGAGAAGCGCTTCATGAAGATCGTCTCGCTTGCCCCGGAGGTGTTGTAA
- a CDS encoding glycosyltransferase family 2 protein, producing the protein MSSPPRVRIGVAITTVGRWDELRNLLGDLAAQTYRPAAVAIAHHDPAGSADLEALIGSFADTLDIKAVMSARGISNGRNAAAAALGDEVEWLWFPNDTNRVDADFLERVARHCMAPTTVCAVQMIDREGPRHPLPTPGTKFTKRTVWGAMEPATILRRDQFVAAGGFNPNLGSGADSPWQSGEGPDLLLRMSTLDGFSVEWVPDIYVHAQTEFAHLPPRERRRKQRNYGRGHGYVLRTWHYPLWYKGAHLVAAALMPVRNPEKFGLRESFALLVGRTEGVLGRPFTRNSDNQAILR; encoded by the coding sequence GTGTCGAGCCCGCCCCGTGTGCGAATCGGCGTCGCCATCACCACGGTGGGCCGATGGGACGAGCTGCGAAACCTACTCGGCGACTTGGCCGCTCAAACGTACCGACCGGCCGCGGTGGCGATTGCCCACCACGACCCTGCGGGTTCCGCGGACTTGGAAGCACTGATCGGCTCCTTTGCCGACACGCTCGACATCAAAGCCGTCATGAGTGCGCGCGGTATCTCGAACGGGCGCAATGCCGCCGCCGCCGCTCTCGGCGATGAAGTCGAGTGGCTCTGGTTCCCGAACGACACGAATCGGGTCGATGCCGACTTTCTGGAACGCGTCGCCCGTCACTGTATGGCTCCGACCACCGTATGCGCGGTCCAGATGATCGATCGGGAAGGCCCACGGCATCCACTCCCGACACCCGGCACGAAATTCACGAAGCGCACCGTCTGGGGAGCCATGGAGCCCGCGACCATCCTCCGACGTGACCAGTTCGTCGCGGCCGGCGGTTTCAATCCGAATCTCGGTTCGGGTGCGGATTCTCCATGGCAGTCAGGAGAAGGCCCAGATCTACTGCTACGGATGTCAACTCTTGACGGCTTTTCGGTCGAGTGGGTGCCCGACATCTACGTCCATGCGCAAACCGAATTCGCCCACCTGCCGCCGCGGGAGCGCCGCCGTAAGCAACGGAACTACGGACGTGGTCACGGCTATGTGCTCCGCACATGGCACTATCCGCTGTGGTACAAGGGCGCTCACCTGGTGGCGGCGGCTCTGATGCCGGTGCGCAACCCCGAGAAGTTCGGTTTGCGTGAATCCTTCGCCCTGCTCGTCGGCCGCACCGAGGGGGTGCTGGGCAGACCGTTCACCCGCAACTCCGACAATCAAGCGATCCTGCGATGA
- a CDS encoding glycosyltransferase family 4 protein produces the protein MRFAFLTELYPPHVGGQEVFFNELAEAMVLRGHSVDVYCVGHDTGLDPDVTVNGVHIRRHPLTNRYINPPIPALRRNWPAIIQYSAWVRRHVVPQHYDFHLLNEWPLLHVLALPRDVRARSGIHWCEIRDDRIVGTAQKRLPRLAAANFAISQAVATAITEQSGRPCSVLPSGIVVTQYRAADRGERSGALYVGRLFPHKNLPLLVDAFELATARGFAGDLVIAGDGAARADIEEHARRSPVGSRVRVLGSVSEEQKIDLLSRAAVLGMPSQREGFPRVIAEAMASGLPVVTAKFPENGAKEVVAQYGAGVVCGTDPADFAEALLTAQAQWDTFSQAGLAGARSLDWSGVAHELEARAEEVIGTSR, from the coding sequence TTGCGATTCGCGTTTCTCACCGAGCTCTACCCTCCCCACGTCGGGGGGCAAGAGGTCTTCTTCAATGAGCTTGCTGAAGCCATGGTGCTGCGTGGCCATTCGGTCGACGTGTACTGCGTCGGTCACGACACCGGGCTAGATCCCGACGTGACGGTCAACGGCGTACACATCCGGCGCCATCCGCTCACCAACCGCTACATCAACCCACCCATCCCCGCCCTGCGACGGAACTGGCCTGCCATCATCCAGTACAGCGCCTGGGTGCGGCGGCACGTGGTGCCTCAGCACTACGACTTCCACCTCTTGAACGAGTGGCCGCTGCTGCATGTACTCGCATTGCCCCGAGATGTCCGCGCACGTAGCGGAATTCACTGGTGTGAGATTCGCGACGACCGAATAGTGGGAACGGCGCAGAAGCGGTTACCGCGATTGGCCGCCGCGAACTTTGCGATCAGCCAGGCCGTGGCCACGGCCATCACCGAGCAGTCGGGGCGTCCGTGTTCTGTGTTGCCGAGCGGCATCGTGGTCACCCAGTACCGAGCCGCGGACCGCGGCGAACGCTCGGGCGCGCTGTACGTCGGGCGGCTCTTCCCCCACAAGAACCTGCCACTGCTCGTCGATGCTTTCGAACTCGCCACCGCACGCGGATTCGCCGGCGACCTGGTGATCGCGGGCGACGGAGCGGCGCGTGCGGACATCGAGGAACACGCGCGGCGGTCGCCCGTCGGTTCGCGGGTGCGGGTGCTGGGCTCGGTGTCCGAGGAGCAGAAGATCGATCTGCTCTCCCGCGCCGCAGTGTTGGGCATGCCCAGCCAGCGCGAGGGCTTTCCGCGGGTGATCGCCGAGGCCATGGCGAGTGGCCTGCCCGTCGTCACGGCGAAGTTCCCCGAGAACGGCGCCAAAGAGGTCGTGGCACAGTATGGCGCGGGCGTGGTGTGCGGCACCGATCCCGCAGATTTCGCCGAGGCGTTACTCACCGCACAAGCGCAGTGGGACACGTTCTCCCAAGCGGGACTCGCCGGTGCAAGATCATTGGACTGGTCGGGCGTCGCGCACGAGCTCGAGGCCAGGGCCGAAGAGGTCATTGGAACAAGCCGGTGA
- a CDS encoding DUF2306 domain-containing protein, which yields MYVIAAIPAAAFAMVIGAATPFGPFLAASNVLLGAVWLWFTINGFAAARQRRFADHRRHMVRSATVALSTIANRIWTPVLFISLQPLRDSVFDGNEEHYLWFVAGLGAWLGWTIPLATVQWWLTRKPQGPASPISQSELISPG from the coding sequence GTGTACGTCATTGCGGCCATCCCCGCGGCGGCATTCGCGATGGTGATCGGGGCCGCCACCCCGTTCGGCCCGTTCCTGGCGGCCAGCAATGTGCTGCTGGGCGCGGTGTGGCTGTGGTTCACCATCAACGGGTTCGCAGCGGCGCGACAGCGGCGATTCGCCGACCACCGCAGGCATATGGTGCGAAGCGCCACGGTCGCGCTCTCGACGATCGCCAACCGGATCTGGACGCCGGTGCTTTTCATCTCCCTGCAGCCGTTGCGGGACAGTGTCTTTGACGGCAACGAGGAGCACTATCTGTGGTTCGTAGCCGGGCTGGGCGCTTGGCTGGGTTGGACTATTCCGCTGGCCACCGTCCAGTGGTGGCTCACGCGGAAACCGCAGGGGCCGGCGTCGCCAATTTCTCAGTCTGAGCTCATATCACCGGGGTAA
- a CDS encoding GH39 family glycosyl hydrolase, with the protein MTGRRARVARLLSLVLIAGIPLSCQAPIPPVEIGMTMHSRGADAATIAQQFDLMDAMNVAWVRVDFDWSVAESERGQFNWEYPDTIVAEAAAHGVKVLGVLAYTPEWARPTTTGDPATAHHTRPEQLSDWADFARLVTERYAARGVHTWEIWNEPNTQKFWPPRPDVNEYGTLFWVAAEAIRELDERATILIGGLAPKFHVPDSEIAPTAYLEQLYENGAIRLADGIAVHPYTYPALPMDTPQRAVGGFKDLPALRAVMERHGDGQKKIWITEFGAPTGTGPYAVSDGAQATTLLQARRQVQQWDWGGPLIYYELVDGGTDPTDAEQNFGVLRHDLSLKPAADALVDLASH; encoded by the coding sequence ATGACCGGCCGACGCGCCCGGGTGGCGCGTCTCCTATCGCTGGTCCTCATCGCGGGTATCCCGCTGTCCTGCCAAGCGCCGATACCACCCGTCGAGATCGGGATGACGATGCATTCGAGGGGCGCCGATGCCGCCACCATCGCACAGCAGTTTGACCTCATGGACGCCATGAACGTGGCCTGGGTCAGAGTAGATTTCGACTGGTCGGTGGCGGAAAGCGAACGCGGCCAATTTAATTGGGAATACCCCGACACGATCGTGGCCGAGGCCGCCGCCCATGGCGTGAAGGTTCTCGGCGTGCTCGCGTACACCCCGGAGTGGGCCCGTCCGACCACTACGGGTGATCCGGCGACCGCCCACCACACCCGGCCTGAGCAACTGTCGGATTGGGCGGATTTCGCGCGGCTGGTCACCGAACGGTACGCGGCCCGCGGCGTACACACCTGGGAGATCTGGAACGAACCCAACACACAGAAGTTCTGGCCACCCCGACCCGACGTCAATGAATACGGCACGCTGTTCTGGGTGGCCGCAGAAGCGATACGCGAATTGGATGAGCGGGCCACGATACTCATCGGCGGCCTGGCCCCGAAGTTTCATGTACCAGACTCCGAGATTGCGCCGACGGCATATCTCGAGCAGCTCTATGAGAACGGCGCGATACGACTCGCCGACGGCATCGCCGTCCATCCCTACACTTATCCGGCGCTTCCGATGGACACACCCCAACGAGCAGTCGGCGGGTTCAAGGACCTGCCCGCTCTGCGAGCCGTCATGGAGCGCCACGGGGACGGCCAGAAGAAGATCTGGATCACGGAGTTCGGTGCGCCGACCGGAACAGGCCCGTACGCGGTCTCCGACGGCGCACAAGCCACGACGCTGCTTCAGGCACGTCGGCAGGTCCAGCAATGGGATTGGGGCGGGCCCCTCATCTACTATGAATTGGTCGACGGCGGAACCGATCCCACGGACGCCGAGCAGAACTTCGGCGTGCTCCGCCACGATCTCAGCCTCAAACCGGCCGCGGATGCACTGGTGGACCTGGCGTCACACTGA
- a CDS encoding TetR/AcrR family transcriptional regulator, which yields MSDPLPRALEILWHGPTAPTRPRGLSRERIVEAAVALADADGLAALSMARLAERLGCGTMSLYRHVANKDELVTFMLSTAPGPPPIGDEADWRGSLTDWATGLWDIYHRHPWVLQAAAAGPPADPGQLAWLNAGLAALGPTGLSERDKLAAVMAVLHYVRGAAALHIEAAHVEGPHYPDLLRRFVDAERFPALAAAVAAGVFDAADADHLADFHSGLRQLLDGVAARVGANG from the coding sequence ATGAGCGATCCCCTGCCCCGCGCTCTGGAGATCTTGTGGCATGGGCCGACCGCGCCGACCCGGCCGCGAGGGCTGAGCCGGGAGCGCATTGTCGAGGCCGCTGTCGCCCTGGCCGACGCCGATGGCCTCGCCGCGCTGTCGATGGCCCGCTTGGCCGAACGACTCGGCTGCGGCACGATGTCGCTGTACCGGCACGTCGCCAACAAGGACGAGTTGGTGACGTTCATGCTCTCGACGGCGCCGGGTCCGCCGCCTATCGGCGATGAGGCGGATTGGCGTGGCTCCCTTACGGATTGGGCCACGGGCCTGTGGGACATCTACCACCGGCACCCGTGGGTGCTCCAGGCGGCGGCGGCCGGTCCGCCTGCGGACCCCGGCCAGTTGGCGTGGCTGAACGCCGGGCTGGCGGCACTCGGCCCGACCGGCCTGTCCGAACGCGACAAGCTCGCCGCGGTGATGGCCGTGCTGCACTATGTCCGCGGCGCGGCGGCGCTGCACATCGAGGCGGCACACGTTGAGGGCCCGCACTACCCCGATCTGCTCCGCCGGTTCGTCGATGCGGAGCGTTTCCCGGCACTCGCCGCCGCCGTGGCGGCCGGTGTGTTCGACGCAGCCGACGCGGATCACCTCGCCGATTTCCACTCGGGCCTACGGCAGCTCCTCGACGGCGTGGCAGCCAGGGTGGGGGCGAACGGTTGA
- a CDS encoding glycosyltransferase family 4 protein, translated as MSAKGGTMMPAQGNGAIDLLFDVRHIDQSGIGTYIGVYLPLLEEALARQGHTLAVLADRDNVPPVAETTTVVISEPSGAPMYSVAEQRAWNRAVQMTRPKAMWVPHYPFPFTLSRPANRRIVFFSTVHDDSHLLPENISGNGRARRMYARVMLAIVARRSAAIFTPSRAAADALAKYVPTARFVVTPIPVSESWFEPADPQLSPVRDRFILYLGNVKRHKNLSALITAYTQVHQAIPQKLVIAGSGASVKVLDERIHAQAAALGDRVEMIGRLEFDELRSLVAAADLLVMPSLNEGAGLPPLEAMASHTAVLSSSIPALRETCGAGAEFFDPNDHTELAGLIRAYCLDEQARADLASRGWAHVTQRQADISTGAAADTILAKLGQRPD; from the coding sequence ATGAGCGCCAAGGGGGGCACGATGATGCCGGCACAGGGCAACGGAGCCATCGATCTGTTATTCGATGTCAGACACATCGACCAGAGCGGCATCGGAACCTACATCGGCGTGTACCTCCCCCTGCTCGAAGAGGCTCTTGCTCGGCAGGGCCACACCCTCGCCGTGTTGGCAGACCGTGACAACGTTCCTCCTGTTGCCGAAACCACCACAGTCGTCATCTCAGAGCCGTCGGGCGCGCCGATGTACTCGGTCGCCGAGCAGCGGGCATGGAATCGCGCAGTGCAGATGACTCGGCCGAAGGCCATGTGGGTGCCCCACTATCCGTTTCCATTCACTCTGTCTCGCCCTGCCAACCGTCGAATTGTTTTCTTCAGCACGGTGCACGACGACAGCCACCTGTTGCCGGAGAACATCAGCGGCAACGGCCGGGCGCGGCGAATGTACGCACGCGTGATGCTGGCGATCGTCGCCCGAAGGTCGGCGGCAATCTTCACCCCGTCGCGGGCGGCCGCCGACGCCCTGGCCAAGTACGTTCCCACCGCCCGGTTTGTCGTGACGCCGATTCCCGTGAGTGAGTCATGGTTCGAACCCGCCGATCCTCAATTGTCACCGGTGCGGGACCGCTTCATTCTGTACCTCGGCAACGTCAAACGACACAAGAATCTTTCAGCGCTGATCACCGCGTATACCCAAGTGCACCAGGCGATTCCGCAGAAGCTCGTGATCGCGGGCAGCGGCGCCTCGGTCAAGGTACTCGACGAGCGCATCCATGCGCAGGCCGCTGCCCTCGGAGATCGCGTGGAGATGATCGGACGACTGGAATTCGACGAACTGCGCTCGCTCGTCGCGGCCGCGGACCTGCTGGTGATGCCTTCACTCAACGAGGGCGCCGGGCTCCCGCCGCTCGAGGCCATGGCGTCGCATACCGCCGTCCTCAGCTCCAGCATCCCGGCACTGCGGGAAACCTGCGGCGCCGGCGCTGAGTTCTTCGATCCGAACGATCACACCGAGCTGGCCGGTTTGATCCGCGCCTATTGCCTCGACGAGCAGGCCAGAGCCGACCTGGCGTCGAGAGGCTGGGCGCACGTGACACAGCGCCAAGCCGATATCTCGACCGGTGCCGCGGCCGACACGATCCTGGCCAAGCTCGGTCAGCGCCCCGACTGA
- a CDS encoding NAD-dependent epimerase/dehydratase family protein, translating into MVTGGAGFVGRELVPMLSAKAEVLVADLLRYGTPDWLTGDDAAWGFQRVDIRDANATRAVVEEFQPDVIVHLAAIHYIPECDGDPSNAVATNVTGTVNLLTSCRPGTRFVFASSGAVYQPDEADHREFESALGPADIYGITKLQGEQYVQIFAAERGIKAAIVRLFNVIGPGETNPHLLPAIVAQLREGRESINLGNTWPKRDYIDVLDAAGGFAAAALGTNGEGVDCEIVNLGSGQQYSVDEILDRMRSVLGLNFEVRQDPSRTRAVDRPFLGADISHIGKVFGWRPAHQLDETLQRTWANPEFLPALDGRLT; encoded by the coding sequence ATGGTGACAGGTGGTGCCGGCTTCGTCGGTAGGGAACTCGTTCCCATGCTGAGCGCGAAAGCCGAGGTTCTGGTCGCGGATCTGCTGCGCTACGGCACACCCGACTGGCTGACGGGTGATGACGCGGCCTGGGGATTTCAGCGTGTCGATATCCGTGACGCGAATGCCACGCGCGCGGTCGTCGAGGAATTCCAGCCCGACGTGATCGTGCATTTGGCTGCGATCCACTACATCCCGGAATGCGATGGCGACCCCTCGAACGCCGTGGCGACCAACGTCACCGGCACGGTCAATCTGTTGACGAGCTGCCGACCAGGTACGCGGTTCGTCTTCGCGAGCAGTGGTGCCGTCTACCAACCGGACGAGGCCGATCACCGCGAGTTCGAGTCAGCGCTGGGCCCAGCGGACATCTACGGCATCACGAAGCTGCAGGGAGAACAGTACGTGCAGATCTTCGCCGCCGAGCGTGGCATCAAGGCGGCCATCGTGCGGCTTTTCAATGTGATCGGCCCCGGCGAGACGAACCCGCACCTGCTACCTGCGATCGTTGCTCAGCTGCGCGAAGGACGCGAGTCGATCAACCTCGGAAACACCTGGCCCAAGCGCGATTACATCGATGTCCTGGACGCTGCCGGAGGTTTTGCTGCGGCTGCGCTCGGCACCAACGGCGAGGGCGTCGACTGCGAGATCGTCAACCTCGGCAGCGGACAACAGTATTCGGTGGACGAGATCCTTGACCGGATGCGGTCGGTACTGGGCCTGAATTTCGAGGTCCGCCAGGATCCCTCGCGCACGCGAGCCGTCGATCGTCCGTTCCTCGGCGCCGACATCTCGCACATCGGGAAGGTGTTCGGCTGGCGACCGGCACACCAGCTGGACGAGACCTTGCAGCGGACATGGGCGAATCCGGAATTCCTGCCTGCCCTTGACGGACGGTTGACGTAG
- the zwf gene encoding glucose-6-phosphate dehydrogenase produces the protein MATSKPQTISYPHPGSRPGRHDDYAVDPHVVVLFGATGDLARRKLIPGLAYLDQSELAPHIQIVATSLEDISTEDFLEIANEAIDEFGTHKLNREQWMRFAETVTYVPQGAGPEALAAAVAAAEEKLGPDVRRLHYLSVPPKAARAVITMLKDANLVDRSRVVMEKPFGTDLASAVELNGFVHETFDESQIFRIDHFLGKEAAQNILAFRFANGLFEPIWNRNFIDHIQIDIPEALGLDERANFYESTGAFKDMVVTHLLQVMAFVVMEPPTALEPRAISEEKNKVFRSMLPINCSDVVRGQFAGYRDLEGVAKDSDTETFIAMKVGIDNWRWAGVPVYLRTGKRMAEGIRIISIAFKEAPRSMFPAGSGVGAQGPDHLTFDLADNSKVSLSFYGKRPGPGMKLDKLSMQFSTQEIDTVGDVLEAYERLILDAMRGDHTLFTTAEGIESLWERSEPLLNDPPSVKSYPQGTWGPNAIHQLIAPNAWRLPFERAWRENNNGDDE, from the coding sequence GTGGCGACAAGCAAACCGCAGACCATTTCTTATCCACATCCCGGCTCGCGTCCGGGCCGGCATGACGACTACGCGGTCGACCCGCACGTTGTTGTCCTGTTCGGCGCCACCGGCGATCTGGCGAGGCGCAAGCTGATTCCCGGCCTGGCCTATCTGGATCAATCCGAACTGGCACCCCACATTCAGATCGTCGCCACCTCGCTCGAGGACATCTCCACCGAGGACTTCCTCGAGATCGCCAACGAGGCGATCGACGAATTCGGCACCCACAAGCTCAACAGGGAACAGTGGATGCGGTTCGCCGAAACCGTCACCTATGTGCCTCAGGGCGCGGGGCCCGAAGCGCTGGCCGCCGCGGTCGCGGCCGCCGAGGAAAAACTCGGCCCCGACGTCCGGCGGCTGCACTATCTGTCGGTGCCACCGAAGGCGGCACGTGCGGTGATCACGATGCTGAAGGACGCCAACCTGGTTGACCGTTCGCGGGTCGTGATGGAAAAGCCGTTCGGTACCGATCTGGCCAGCGCCGTCGAACTCAACGGCTTCGTCCACGAGACGTTCGACGAAAGTCAGATCTTCCGGATCGACCATTTCCTCGGTAAAGAGGCGGCACAGAACATCCTCGCGTTCCGCTTCGCCAACGGTCTGTTCGAACCGATCTGGAACCGCAACTTCATCGATCACATACAGATCGACATCCCCGAGGCCCTCGGCCTGGATGAGCGCGCCAACTTCTACGAGAGCACCGGTGCGTTCAAGGACATGGTGGTCACCCATCTGCTCCAGGTGATGGCGTTCGTCGTGATGGAACCACCGACAGCACTGGAACCGCGCGCGATCAGCGAAGAGAAGAACAAGGTGTTCCGGTCGATGCTCCCTATCAACTGCTCCGACGTGGTGCGGGGTCAGTTCGCCGGGTATCGCGACTTGGAAGGTGTCGCAAAGGATTCCGACACGGAAACCTTCATCGCGATGAAGGTGGGAATAGACAACTGGCGGTGGGCCGGCGTCCCTGTCTACCTGCGCACGGGCAAGCGGATGGCCGAAGGCATCCGCATCATCTCGATCGCGTTCAAGGAGGCGCCGCGTTCGATGTTCCCGGCGGGGTCCGGTGTAGGCGCGCAGGGCCCCGACCATCTGACCTTCGACTTGGCCGACAACTCCAAGGTGTCATTGTCGTTCTACGGTAAGCGACCCGGGCCCGGCATGAAGCTCGACAAGCTGTCGATGCAATTCTCGACTCAGGAGATCGACACCGTCGGCGACGTGCTCGAGGCATACGAGCGCCTCATCCTGGACGCCATGCGCGGTGATCACACACTTTTCACCACCGCCGAGGGCATCGAATCACTGTGGGAGCGCTCGGAGCCGCTACTCAACGACCCGCCGTCGGTGAAGTCATACCCGCAGGGCACGTGGGGCCCCAACGCAATCCATCAGCTGATCGCGCCCAACGCGTGGCGGCTGCCGTTCGAGCGGGCATGGCGCGAGAACAACAACGGCGACGATGAGTAA
- a CDS encoding arylsulfatase: MATEFNGRIELDIRDSEPDWGPYAAPTAPEDAPNVLYLVWDDTGIATWDCFGGLVQMPTMSRIAERGVRLSQFHTTALCSPTRASLLTGRHATTVGMATIEEFTDGFPGCNGRIPDDTALLSEVLAEKGYNTYCIGKWHLTPLEESNLASTKRHWPLSRGFERFYGFMGGETDQWYPELVYDNHPVAPPGLPEDGYHLSKDIADKTIEFIRDAKVIAPDKPWFSYVCPGAGHAPHHVFKEWADRYAGTFDMGYERYREIVLENQKRLGIVPPDTELSPINPYSDVKGPNGEPWPVQDTVRPWDSLGDDDKRLFCRMAEVFAGFLSYTDDQIGRILDYLEESGQLDNTIIVVISDNGASGEGGPNGSVNEVKFFNGYVDTVEEGLRLMDNLGGPETYNHYPIGWAMAFNTPYKLYKRYASHEGGIADTAIISWPKGIAAHGEVRDNYVNVCDITPTVYDLLGIDPPLAVKGINQKPLDGVSFKVALDDPDAPTGKESQFYAMLGTRGIWHDGWFANAVHAASPAGWSNFDKDRWELFHIEADRSQCHDLAAEHPDKLEELKALWSSEAQKYNGLPLSDLNIIETLGRWRPYLTGTRESYFYYPGTADVGVGAAAEIQGRSFAVIAEVTIDSTGAEGVLFKHGGAHGGHVLFIQDGRLHYIYNFLGEEEQVLSSPGPVPLGTHTFGAAYTRTGTVEGSHTPLGDAALYIDDAEVASRTGVRVHPGTFGLAGATLSVGRNTGSPVSRAYKAPYAFTGGTIAQVNVDVSGQPYVDLEREFARAFAKD, translated from the coding sequence ATGGCGACCGAATTCAACGGCAGAATCGAACTCGACATCCGGGATTCGGAACCGGACTGGGGCCCCTACGCCGCGCCGACGGCGCCCGAGGATGCGCCCAACGTGCTCTACCTCGTGTGGGACGACACCGGCATCGCGACGTGGGACTGCTTCGGCGGTCTAGTCCAGATGCCGACCATGAGCCGCATCGCCGAGCGCGGAGTCCGGCTTTCGCAGTTCCACACCACCGCGCTGTGCTCACCGACGCGGGCATCGCTGCTGACGGGGCGCCACGCCACCACTGTCGGCATGGCGACCATCGAGGAGTTCACCGACGGCTTCCCGGGCTGCAACGGGCGCATCCCGGACGACACCGCGCTGCTGTCAGAAGTTCTCGCCGAGAAGGGCTACAACACCTACTGCATCGGAAAGTGGCATCTGACGCCGTTGGAGGAGTCCAATCTCGCCTCCACCAAACGACATTGGCCGCTGTCGCGCGGATTCGAACGGTTCTACGGCTTCATGGGCGGCGAGACCGACCAGTGGTATCCCGAACTCGTATACGACAACCACCCCGTCGCACCGCCGGGACTGCCGGAGGACGGCTACCACCTGTCGAAGGACATCGCCGACAAGACAATCGAATTCATCCGCGACGCCAAGGTGATCGCCCCCGACAAGCCGTGGTTCTCCTATGTCTGTCCCGGTGCCGGGCACGCGCCGCACCACGTCTTCAAAGAGTGGGCCGACCGCTACGCGGGTACCTTCGACATGGGTTACGAGCGCTACCGCGAGATCGTGCTGGAGAACCAGAAGCGTCTCGGCATCGTTCCGCCCGATACCGAACTCTCGCCGATCAACCCGTACTCGGATGTCAAGGGACCCAACGGCGAACCGTGGCCCGTGCAGGACACCGTGCGGCCGTGGGACTCACTCGGGGATGACGACAAGCGGTTGTTCTGTCGCATGGCCGAGGTGTTCGCCGGCTTCTTGAGCTACACCGACGACCAAATCGGGCGAATCCTCGACTATTTGGAGGAGTCCGGCCAACTCGACAACACCATCATCGTGGTCATCTCCGACAACGGTGCCAGCGGTGAGGGCGGACCGAACGGATCCGTGAACGAGGTCAAGTTCTTCAACGGCTACGTCGACACCGTGGAAGAAGGTCTGCGTCTCATGGACAACCTGGGCGGGCCGGAGACCTATAACCACTATCCGATCGGCTGGGCGATGGCGTTCAACACGCCGTACAAGTTGTACAAGCGGTACGCGTCGCACGAGGGTGGCATCGCCGACACGGCCATCATCTCCTGGCCGAAGGGCATCGCCGCACACGGTGAGGTTCGCGACAACTACGTCAACGTCTGCGACATCACCCCGACGGTGTACGACCTGCTCGGGATCGATCCACCTCTGGCGGTCAAGGGCATCAACCAGAAGCCACTGGACGGCGTGAGTTTCAAAGTGGCCCTTGATGACCCGGATGCGCCGACGGGAAAGGAGTCGCAGTTCTACGCGATGCTGGGCACGCGCGGGATCTGGCACGACGGCTGGTTCGCCAACGCCGTGCACGCCGCGTCGCCTGCCGGCTGGTCAAACTTCGACAAGGACCGGTGGGAGCTGTTCCACATCGAGGCCGACCGCAGCCAGTGCCACGACCTCGCCGCTGAGCACCCGGACAAGCTCGAGGAACTCAAGGCGCTGTGGTCCAGCGAGGCGCAGAAGTACAACGGGCTTCCGCTCTCGGATCTGAACATCATCGAGACGCTGGGACGGTGGCGGCCCTATCTGACCGGTACCAGAGAGTCGTACTTCTACTATCCCGGCACTGCCGACGTGGGGGTGGGAGCGGCCGCGGAGATCCAGGGCCGTTCTTTCGCCGTCATCGCCGAGGTGACGATCGACAGCACTGGCGCAGAGGGCGTGCTGTTCAAGCACGGCGGCGCACACGGCGGGCATGTCCTGTTCATCCAGGACGGGCGACTGCACTACATCTACAACTTCCTCGGCGAGGAGGAGCAAGTGTTGTCGTCGCCCGGACCCGTTCCGCTGGGGACGCACACGTTCGGTGCCGCCTACACGCGCACAGGAACGGTTGAGGGCAGCCACACCCCGCTCGGCGACGCGGCGCTGTACATCGACGACGCCGAGGTGGCGTCGAGAACGGGCGTGCGAGTCCACCCCGGCACCTTCGGTCTCGCGGGAGCCACCCTGAGCGTCGGTCGCAACACCGGATCGCCCGTGTCGCGGGCGTACAAGGCTCCGTACGCGTTCACAGGTGGCACCATCGCCCAGGTGAACGTTGACGTGTCCGGTCAGCCCTATGTGGATCTGGAGCGCGAGTTCGCCCGCGCTTTCGCGAAGGACTGA